TGATATTTTTGATACTTATGAAGAATATAGTCATAATTCCTTTTACATTTCTTGTGATATTTTTTTCTTTTAATTATTTTTTTGAAGCAATACATGCTTTGAAAATATCTAATAGATTTAAAAATTATAATCATATTAAAAAATTAATGTTGAAATATAGTATTAATTTAATAGGACTATTTGCAGTAATAGTGACAATACAAGGCGTAGTAAACTTAGTATCTATATTCATAATGCAGAAAATATTTTAGTCAGAGGAGTTTAATATGGATAATATAATAGACAAGTATATAGATTACATAATAAAAGATAAGAATCTTTCTCAAAATACTATACTTTCATATAAATCGGATTTGAAAAAATATATAAGTTATTTAAAAAATAATAGTGCAGATTATATTAGTGTTAGTGAAAATGATATATTCAGCTTTTTAATACAACTTCAAAAATCTAATACATCAGTATCTACAATATCTAGAATAGTATCGTCAATAAAATCATTTCACGAATTTTTATTTAATACTAGGATATCAGATAATAATCCTGCTAGAAAAATTAGAAAACCAAAGGTAGAAAGACCGAAGATGGATATACTAACACAAGAAGAGGTAGAACTTTTACTTAACGCACCTAACTTAGAAAATACAAAAGGGATAAGAGATAAGGCTATTTTGGAACTGTTTTATGCAACTGGAATTAAGGTTTCTGAACTGATTCAGCTTAATGTAGATGATGTTAACTTAAACATGGATTATATAAACTGTGTGAATAAAAAAAATACTAGAACGATACCTATTAGTGATACATCTAAAAAATATACGCAAAAGTATTTAGATGATTCTAGAATAAAAATGGTAAAAAATGAAGATGAAAAAGCTTTATTTGTAAACTCAAAAGGACAAAGATTTACAAGACAAGGCCTTTGGAAGATAATTAAGAAGTATACTCAAAATATAAACTTGGATAAAAATGTAACTCCAACTATGTTGAGACATTCTTTTGCCATACATTTACTCAAAAAAGGAGCAAATCTAAGTGTAGTTGGAAAAATATTGGGTAATAATAATTTAACAAGTCTTCAAATATATTTAAATCATATAGATAATAATATACGAAAAGAGTTAAAAGAAAATCATCCAAGATTATAAATGATAAAATATAATTTAAAGTTATAATTGAAATCACGTTGAATCAATGTTAAAATCTAAATATAAATTAAATATAACAATATTAATTTATCCTGAAAAGAGGAGTTGATAATAATGAGTAAAAGAGTAGTGTTGATTGTAATGGATAGTGTTGGTATAGGACAGCTTCCGGATGCTCAAAAGTTTGGAGATGAAGGGGTTAACACATTAGGAAACATAATAAAGGCATATGATAATATAGCAATACCTAATCTAACTAAACTAGGTATAGGTAATATCGATGGCTTTGAACAAGTTGAAGAAATTGAATCTCCAATAGGATCATTTGGTAAATGTGCTGAGGTATCTCAAGGAAAGGATACTACAACAGGTCACTGGGAAATGGTAGGGCTTAGAGTTGATAAGCCATTTAAGACTTTTCCAGATGGATTTCCTAAAGATGTAATAGAAGAATTTGAAAGTAAAATAGGAAGAAAAGTTATAGGTAATAAGCCAGCATCGGGAACTGCAATCCTTGATGAACTTGGAGAACAACATATGAAAACAGGAGATGTAATCGTTTACACATCTGCAGACAGTGTATTCCAAATTGCAGCTCATGAAGAAATTGTATCTCTTGATGAATTATACAAGATGTGTCAAATAGCAAGAGAGATGATGATGGGAGACAATGCTCTTGCGAGAATAATAGCTAGACCATTTGTTGGAGAACCAGGAAACTTCACAAGAACTTCTAATAGAAGAGATTTTTCACTAGATCCATATGAAGATACAATACTTGATAACATAAAGATGGCAGGTCAAGATGTAATAGCAGTTGGAAAAATAGAAGATATATTTAATGGAAAAGGTATTACTGAAGCCGTTCATACAAAGAGCAATATGGATGGTGTTGATCAAACTATAGAATATATGAAAAAAGACAATAAAGGTCTTATATTTACTAATTTAGTAGATTTTGACTCAAAATACGGACATAGAAGGAATGTTGAGGGATATAAAAATGCTATAGAGGAATTAGATTTAAGAATTCCAGAAATTATAGAGAACCTTAAAGATGAAGATATATTGATATTAACTGCCGATCATGGTAACGATCCCACATATAAGGGAACCGATCACACACGTGAATATATCCCGGTTTTATTATACGGAAAGAATGTAAAAAATGGAGCAAATATAGGTATTAGAACGACATTTTCAGATATAGGAGCTACGGTTGCAGATATATTAGGAGCTGAGATGCCGAGTAATGGCGAAAGCTTTAAAACTTTAATTTTAAAATAAATAGGAGGAATAATGATGAAAGATTTAATTACTAGAATAAAAGAAAGTGCAGAATTTATAAAATCAAAGACTAGTGTTGAACCTAAGATAGGATTAATCTTAGGTTCAGGACTTGGAGTATTAGCAGATGAAATAGAAGATGCTGTTAAGATAAAGTATGAAGAGATACCTAATTTCCCAGTTTCAACAGTAGAAGGTCATGCAGGACAGCTTGTAATAGGTAAATTACAAGGGAAAGATGTTGTAGCAATGCAAGGAAGATTCCATTTTTATGAAGGATATACTATGGAAGCTGCTACATTCCCAGTAAGGGTTATGAAGGCTTTAGGAGTAGAAACAATTGTTGTAACAAATGCTGCAGGTGGAGCTAACAAAACTTATGTACCAGGAGATTTAATGATAATAAATGATCATATAAATCTTGGTGGAAATAATCCTCTTATGGGACCTAATAACAAGGATTTAGGAGTCAGATTCCCAGATATGTCAACAGCTTATACTCCAGAACTTGTATCTCTTGCTAAAGATGCAGCTAAAGAATTAAATATGGATGTTAAAGAGGGAGTTTATACATACTTTACTGGACCAACTTATGAAACTCCAGCAGAAATAAGAATGGTTCAAGCTATAGGTGGAGATGCAGTTGGAATGTCTACAGTTCCAGAAGTTATAGTTGCTAGACATTCAAGCCTTAAGGTATTAGGTATATCTTGCATAACTAATATGGCAGCTGGAATACTAGATCAACCTTTAGATCATGATGAAGTTATAGAGACTACTCAAAGAGTTAAAACACAATTCATATCTTTAGTAAAAAATATATTACACAAAATGTAGTCGCATATAATATAAGTATTAAGATTATATTATTACTGAAATTTTAAATGAAGCTAGATCGAGATTTATCAGATTATAGCATTACTAAAAGGAATAGTGAGAGAGGTGTAATAGATATGAGAATATATGATATTATAAAGAAAAAAAGAGATGGACTTGAGTTATCAAAAGAAGAAATAAACTTCTTTGTAGATGGATATGCAAAATCAGAAATACCTGACTATCAAGCCGCTGCTCTTATAATGGCTATATTTTTACAAAAGATGACTAAACAAGAAACTGTTTATTTAACAGATGCAATGATGAGATCTGGTGATGTTATAGATTTATCAAAAATAGATGGAATAAAAGTCGACAAACACAGTACCGGCGGAGTTGGAGATAAAACTACTATAACTTTAGCACCTCTTGTAGCATCTTGTGGAGCACCTGTTGCAAAAATGTCTGGAAGAGGTCTTGGACATACAGGAGGAACTCTTGATAAACTTGAGTCTATACCTGGGCTTTCTATAGAAATGAATCAAGATAAATTTACAGATAATGTGAATTCTCACAAAATAGCTGTGTGTGGTCAAACTGCAAAAATAGTTCCTGCAGATAAAAAACTGTATGCGCTAAGAGATGTTACTGCTACTGTAGATAATATATCATTAATAGCTAGTAGCATAATGAGTAAGAAATTAGCTTCTGGATCTGATGCTATAGTTCTTGATGTTAAAACTGGTAGTGGTGCTTTTATGAAAGAGTTAGATGATTCATTTGATTTAGCTAAGGAAATGGTTGATATTGGAAATGGAATGGGCAGAGAGACTATAGGTGTTATTACAGATATGGATCAGCCGTTAGGTTTTGCAGTTGGTAATGCGCTTGAAGTAATAGAAGCTATTGAAACATTAAAAGGAAATGGACCACAAGATTTTACAGAACTTTGTCTTAACTTAGGTTCATATATGTTGATGCTATCTAAGGTTGCAAATACATATGAAGAAGGAAGAAAAATGCTAAAAGACTCTATATCTTCTGGAAAAGCTTTGGATAAATTAAGAGAATTTATAGAAATTCAAGGTGGAAATAAGGATGTAGTTGACAATTATGGCTTATTACCAGGAGCTACTAATAAGATAGAAGTTAAATCTACTAAAAAAGGTTATGTAAGCAAGATTGAAGCAGAAACAGTTGGTCTTAGTGCTATGATGCTTGGAGCAGGTAGAGAGACAAAAGAAGATGAATTAGATCTTGGAACTGGAATATTACTTGAGAAAAAAGTTGGTGATATGGTAGAAGAAGGAGAAACTTTGGCTTTTATGTATGTTAATGATATGAAAAAATTTGAAGCAGCTAAAGAAAGACTTTTATCAGCTTATACTATGTCAGACGAAAAGCCTGTTCAAAGAAAGCTTATTCGTGGAGTCGTTACTAAAGATGGAGTAGAAAGATTCTAATCGGAAGTAAAAAAATGTAAAAATATATTGAAAATATAGTTAATATATGCTAAAATTATAAAGAATAAAAGAGAAGAATCATGAAGGTTCTTTAACTTAAATAAAGTATTTAAAAATTAAGTCATGAAGGCAGCCTAAATAGGGCTGTCTTTATTTAAATTAGTCATGAAGTCTTAAATTAATCTATGAATAGATTGATATTATACTTCATGATTTTTTTTGAAAAAAATAGGTTAAAGGGGGATATTATTATGCATATGGCTGATGCCTTGATTTCACCTGCTGTAGGTGTAGGTATGTGGGGAGTGACACTAGCAGCTGCTACTTATTCAATTAAAAGGGTTCAAGATGAAATTGACGAAAAAAAGATACCTTTAATGGGGGTTATGGGAGCTTTTGTATTTGCATCACAAATGATAAATTTCACAATTCCAGGAACTGGATCTAGTGGACATTTAGGAGGAGGAATGCTTCTTGCCATACTACTTGGACCATATGCAGGTTTTTTGACTATGGCATCTATATTAATAATACAAGCTTTATTTTTCGCAGATGGAGGATTGCTAGCATTAGGATGTAATATATTTAATATGGGATTTTATACATGTTTTATTGGGTATCCTTTTATATATAAGCGTATTGTAAATAAGGGATATTCAAATAAAAATATATTTATAGCATCTATGATATCTAGTGTGATAGGCCTTCAACTTGGTGCATTTAGTGTTGTTATTGAAACTTTACTCTCAGGTAAGACTGACCTACCGTTTAAGACATTTGTATTATTAATGCAGCCAATACATCTTGGTATAGGAATAGTAGAAGGTCTTGTAACTGCTATGGTAGTTGGATTTGTTTATAAAGAACGTCCTGAAATTATAAAAAATGTGGTTTTAAGCAAGCGATTAGGGAACATTTCTATTAAAAATGTACTCTCTAGAATGATTATTGTGGCTGTATTAATAGGTGGAATTTTATCTTGGTTCGCTTCTTCAAATCCAGATGGACTTGAATGGTCTATGATGAAAACATCTGGTAAAGAAGAATTAGAGGCTACTAATAAAATTCATAAAACGCTTGAGAATATTCAAGAAAAAAGTGCATTTTTACCTGATTACTCTTTCAAGTTAAGTGAAGATGAATCAATGCAAGAATCTTGGCCTGCTGTAAGTAGTGGAACGACTGTTTCTGGATTAGTTGGAGGCTGCATGACTTTAATTTTATCTACAGCAACTGGATTTGTTATATACAAGTTTAAGAAAAGAAAAAAAGAAAGTGCAGCTTAAATTATGAAAAATATGATAGGTTCATTGTATAATATTAAGTTACTTGATGAGCTATCAGAGAAAAAGAGTACTATACATAATATACATCCTCTCGCTAAATTAATTACTACTATCGTATTCATATTAATTACTGTATCTTACGATAAGTACGATATAAGTAGATTAATGCCTTTATTTTCATACCCTATACTTGTAATTATTATAGCAGAGATTCCTATAAAACCAATTCTTAAAAGAGTATTTATAACATTACCATTTGTAATAGGAGTAGGTATTTTTAATCCTATATTCGATTCAAGATATATGATAGTACTAAAGTGGATTCAAATATCAGGGGGATGGATTTCTTTTATATCTATACTCATCAAATGCATATTGACAGTTTCATCAGTATTTATACTTATAGCTACAACTGGAATTAACGGTATAGCATTAGCTCTTAGGATAATGAAGGTTCCTAAAATATTCGTAATGCAGATTACCTTAACATATAGATATATAACATTGTTGATTGAGGAGGTCTACACTATAGTTTCAGCATATTCAATTAGATCTTTATATGAAACGGGGATTAATTTTAAAGTATGGGGACCGCTTATGGGAAACTTACTTATTAGGACTATAGATAAATCACAACGTATATATCAAGCTATGTGCTGTAGAGGATTTTTAGGAGAGTATAATATAGGAAAAGAAAATATTATAAAAACTAAAGATGCTGTTTATATATGTTTATGGATTAACTATTTTATATTAGTACGATATTTAAATATTACAAATATAGTTGGATTAATGATAACAGGAGGACTGATATGAGTGATCATATTATAAAAGTAAATAAATTAAATTACATATATCCTGATGGAAATAAAGCTTTAAAAGAAATAACATTTAATATAAGAAAAGGAGAGTCTGTTGGAATTATAGGATCAAATGGTTCCGGCAAATCAACATTATTGATGAATTTGGTCGGTGTTACATTTCCCAATAGTGGTGAAATTAGTATTGATGATATTTCTGTACATAAGAATACATTAAAAGATATAAGAAGAAAGGTCGGTATGGTTTTTCAAAATTCAGATGAGCAGTTGTTTATGACTACTGTTTACGATGACGTAGCTTTTGGACCTCGTAATTATAAGCTATCTGAGGATGAAGTTGAATTTAGAGTTAAAACGTCTCTTGAAAAAGTAGGAATATCTCACTTGATAAATAAAGCTCCATATAGACTTTCAGGAGGTGAAAAACGTTCAGTCGCAATTGCAACAGTTTTAGCTATGAACCCAGATGTTTTACTGATGGATGAACCTACAACTGCACTTGATCCAAGATCTAGAAGAAGATTTATAAATCTTTTGAAAGATTTTTCACATACTAAAATAATTACTAGTCATGATCTTGATATGATTTTAGAAATATGTAATAGAGTTATTGTATTGAATGAAGGCTGCATTGTAGCAGATAGATCTACTTTAAGTATTTTTAAAGATGATAAATTAATGCAAATGTGCGGCCTTGAAAAACCATTGAGTATGCAAAATTGTTATGTATGCGGATCTGGGAAAAAAGTTATATAGATGAGATAGAGAAAAGAGTAGGTTTAACCTACTCTTTTTTTTGAATCAATAAGTTGCATATTGTAAAAAAGAGTCTAAAATTATATAATAATATAGATGTATAAAAAAGTTCTTCTTTAAAACATCTTAAATGTAAAATTTTAAAGTTTATATTGTTTACCATTTGATACATAATAACATAAATATGTTAAATTTAATAAAAAAGAGGTAATAATATGAAAAAAGTATTTATTATGTGTATTTTTACTGTACTTATTATAGCATCGGGGTTAGTCTATTTTAATATACAAACAGGTCCGTATGATTCTAGTAGCGAAAAGCAAGTTCTAGTAGATATAAAAAAAGGATCTTCGCTTGATAGTGTTAGTGAAATACTTTTTGAAAAAAAACTTATCAAGAATAAATTATTTTTCAAAATAACTGCTAAGGTAAATAATATGGATACCGGAATAAAGGCTGGACTTTATAAGATTAATCAATCGTATTCAAATAAAGAAATATTGGATATACTAAATTCAGGTAAGGTATATAAAGATTTAGTTAAGATTACTATTCCAGAAGGTTTTGAAGCGCATCAAATTGCAGATAGGATCTCAGACTCGGGACTTGTTGATAAGGGCAAGTTTATGGATCTAGTAAATAATCCTTCTATTTTTAGTGAAAATTATACATTTTTAAATGAAGAAGATATACTATCCCTTGAAGGATATTTATTTCCAGATACGTATTTCTTTGATAAGAACTATTCTGAAGAAGACATTATAAATGTAATGCTGAAAAGATTTGATCAAATATATACTGATGAATATAAAAAAGCTCAAAATGAAAAAAATCTTACACTTAATCAAGTGATAACTCTTGCATCTATTGTAGAAAGAGAAGCTAGGTTAGATAAGGAAAGAAGTATAATAGCAGGTGTATTTTATAATAGAATTAATATAAATATGCCTCTTCAATCTTGTGCGACGGTTCAATATATATTGGGAGAGAGAAAAAGTAATTTAAGCTTTAATGATATAAAAATAGACTCTCCGTATAACACATATAAAAATTCAGGGTTACCTCCTGGACCAATAGCATCACCAGGTAAGAAATCAATAGAAGCTGCACTCTATCCAGAAAATGTAGATTATTTGTATTTTGTAGCAAAGAAAGATGGAAGTCATAGCTTTTCAAAGACATATAATGAACATCTAAAAAGAAAAGCAGAAAATGAAAGTGAATAGGTGGGAATCCACCTATTTATTTGTGTCATAGAAAGGATGATACTTTTGAGCAATATAGTAGATGAATTTGTAGAAGAATATATAAGAAATACATTAAAAGAAAGCGAAGCTTTTTTAAAGGAATTAGAGGATTATGCAAGTGAAAACTTAGTTCCTATAGTTCATAAAGAAGTTGCAGAACTTTTAAAAGTAACCTTAAAGATGAATAAGCCTAAGAGAATACTAGAGGTTGGATGTGCAATTGGCTATTCTTCTATGTTGTTTGCGAATACTTTAAATAAAGATTGCGAAATAATAACAGTAGAGAGAAATGAAAAAATGATAGAAAAAGCATCAGAAAACATTAAAAAATATGGATTTAAAGAGAATATAACAATACTCGAGGGAGATGCTGAGGAAAAGTTAAAAGAAGTAGATGGACAGTTTGATATGATTTTTCTTGATGCAGCTAAAGGTCAATATAAATTATTTTATGATTTAGTTATAGATAAATTAAAGCCTGGAGGAGTATTAATATCTGACAATATACTTTATAAGGGGATGGTTGCTAGTGATAAGTATGTTATCAGAAGAAAAAAAACAATAGTTAAGAGAATGAGAAGCTATCTAGACTATATAAGCAATTGTGATTATTTAGATACTAGCCTAATACCAATTGGAGATGGCGTGGCTTTAAGTTATAAAAAATATTAAAGAGGTGTTAATATGCAAAAGGTAGAATTACTAGCTCCAGCTGGAGATTTAGAAAAGTTAAAGATGGCCATTGAATATGGTGCAGATGCTGTATATGTTGG
The window above is part of the Tepidibacter aestuarii genome. Proteins encoded here:
- a CDS encoding tyrosine-type recombinase/integrase; translated protein: MDNIIDKYIDYIIKDKNLSQNTILSYKSDLKKYISYLKNNSADYISVSENDIFSFLIQLQKSNTSVSTISRIVSSIKSFHEFLFNTRISDNNPARKIRKPKVERPKMDILTQEEVELLLNAPNLENTKGIRDKAILELFYATGIKVSELIQLNVDDVNLNMDYINCVNKKNTRTIPISDTSKKYTQKYLDDSRIKMVKNEDEKALFVNSKGQRFTRQGLWKIIKKYTQNINLDKNVTPTMLRHSFAIHLLKKGANLSVVGKILGNNNLTSLQIYLNHIDNNIRKELKENHPRL
- a CDS encoding phosphopentomutase, with the translated sequence MSKRVVLIVMDSVGIGQLPDAQKFGDEGVNTLGNIIKAYDNIAIPNLTKLGIGNIDGFEQVEEIESPIGSFGKCAEVSQGKDTTTGHWEMVGLRVDKPFKTFPDGFPKDVIEEFESKIGRKVIGNKPASGTAILDELGEQHMKTGDVIVYTSADSVFQIAAHEEIVSLDELYKMCQIAREMMMGDNALARIIARPFVGEPGNFTRTSNRRDFSLDPYEDTILDNIKMAGQDVIAVGKIEDIFNGKGITEAVHTKSNMDGVDQTIEYMKKDNKGLIFTNLVDFDSKYGHRRNVEGYKNAIEELDLRIPEIIENLKDEDILILTADHGNDPTYKGTDHTREYIPVLLYGKNVKNGANIGIRTTFSDIGATVADILGAEMPSNGESFKTLILK
- a CDS encoding purine-nucleoside phosphorylase, coding for MKDLITRIKESAEFIKSKTSVEPKIGLILGSGLGVLADEIEDAVKIKYEEIPNFPVSTVEGHAGQLVIGKLQGKDVVAMQGRFHFYEGYTMEAATFPVRVMKALGVETIVVTNAAGGANKTYVPGDLMIINDHINLGGNNPLMGPNNKDLGVRFPDMSTAYTPELVSLAKDAAKELNMDVKEGVYTYFTGPTYETPAEIRMVQAIGGDAVGMSTVPEVIVARHSSLKVLGISCITNMAAGILDQPLDHDEVIETTQRVKTQFISLVKNILHKM
- a CDS encoding pyrimidine-nucleoside phosphorylase produces the protein MRIYDIIKKKRDGLELSKEEINFFVDGYAKSEIPDYQAAALIMAIFLQKMTKQETVYLTDAMMRSGDVIDLSKIDGIKVDKHSTGGVGDKTTITLAPLVASCGAPVAKMSGRGLGHTGGTLDKLESIPGLSIEMNQDKFTDNVNSHKIAVCGQTAKIVPADKKLYALRDVTATVDNISLIASSIMSKKLASGSDAIVLDVKTGSGAFMKELDDSFDLAKEMVDIGNGMGRETIGVITDMDQPLGFAVGNALEVIEAIETLKGNGPQDFTELCLNLGSYMLMLSKVANTYEEGRKMLKDSISSGKALDKLREFIEIQGGNKDVVDNYGLLPGATNKIEVKSTKKGYVSKIEAETVGLSAMMLGAGRETKEDELDLGTGILLEKKVGDMVEEGETLAFMYVNDMKKFEAAKERLLSAYTMSDEKPVQRKLIRGVVTKDGVERF
- a CDS encoding energy-coupling factor ABC transporter permease translates to MHMADALISPAVGVGMWGVTLAAATYSIKRVQDEIDEKKIPLMGVMGAFVFASQMINFTIPGTGSSGHLGGGMLLAILLGPYAGFLTMASILIIQALFFADGGLLALGCNIFNMGFYTCFIGYPFIYKRIVNKGYSNKNIFIASMISSVIGLQLGAFSVVIETLLSGKTDLPFKTFVLLMQPIHLGIGIVEGLVTAMVVGFVYKERPEIIKNVVLSKRLGNISIKNVLSRMIIVAVLIGGILSWFASSNPDGLEWSMMKTSGKEELEATNKIHKTLENIQEKSAFLPDYSFKLSEDESMQESWPAVSSGTTVSGLVGGCMTLILSTATGFVIYKFKKRKKESAA
- the cbiQ gene encoding cobalt ECF transporter T component CbiQ, whose amino-acid sequence is MKNMIGSLYNIKLLDELSEKKSTIHNIHPLAKLITTIVFILITVSYDKYDISRLMPLFSYPILVIIIAEIPIKPILKRVFITLPFVIGVGIFNPIFDSRYMIVLKWIQISGGWISFISILIKCILTVSSVFILIATTGINGIALALRIMKVPKIFVMQITLTYRYITLLIEEVYTIVSAYSIRSLYETGINFKVWGPLMGNLLIRTIDKSQRIYQAMCCRGFLGEYNIGKENIIKTKDAVYICLWINYFILVRYLNITNIVGLMITGGLI
- a CDS encoding energy-coupling factor ABC transporter ATP-binding protein, which translates into the protein MSDHIIKVNKLNYIYPDGNKALKEITFNIRKGESVGIIGSNGSGKSTLLMNLVGVTFPNSGEISIDDISVHKNTLKDIRRKVGMVFQNSDEQLFMTTVYDDVAFGPRNYKLSEDEVEFRVKTSLEKVGISHLINKAPYRLSGGEKRSVAIATVLAMNPDVLLMDEPTTALDPRSRRRFINLLKDFSHTKIITSHDLDMILEICNRVIVLNEGCIVADRSTLSIFKDDKLMQMCGLEKPLSMQNCYVCGSGKKVI
- the mltG gene encoding endolytic transglycosylase MltG; this encodes MKKVFIMCIFTVLIIASGLVYFNIQTGPYDSSSEKQVLVDIKKGSSLDSVSEILFEKKLIKNKLFFKITAKVNNMDTGIKAGLYKINQSYSNKEILDILNSGKVYKDLVKITIPEGFEAHQIADRISDSGLVDKGKFMDLVNNPSIFSENYTFLNEEDILSLEGYLFPDTYFFDKNYSEEDIINVMLKRFDQIYTDEYKKAQNEKNLTLNQVITLASIVEREARLDKERSIIAGVFYNRININMPLQSCATVQYILGERKSNLSFNDIKIDSPYNTYKNSGLPPGPIASPGKKSIEAALYPENVDYLYFVAKKDGSHSFSKTYNEHLKRKAENESE
- a CDS encoding O-methyltransferase; translated protein: MSNIVDEFVEEYIRNTLKESEAFLKELEDYASENLVPIVHKEVAELLKVTLKMNKPKRILEVGCAIGYSSMLFANTLNKDCEIITVERNEKMIEKASENIKKYGFKENITILEGDAEEKLKEVDGQFDMIFLDAAKGQYKLFYDLVIDKLKPGGVLISDNILYKGMVASDKYVIRRKKTIVKRMRSYLDYISNCDYLDTSLIPIGDGVALSYKKY